The following is a genomic window from Pseudostreptobacillus hongkongensis.
GTAACATAGTTTCAAATTTACTCATATACATCATAGACATTAGGGTAGTTTCTATAACATCATCTAAATGATGTCCTAAAGCTAGCTTATTACAACCAAGTTCAGTAGCCTTGGTATATAGAGAACCACGTCTCATTTTAGCACATAAAAAGCAAGGGTAATCTTTAGCGATTTTATCTGCAACATCAAATATGTTATTATCATATATTTCACAAGGTATATTTAAGTGATTAAGATTAAATTTTAAACTATCTAAATTTCTTTGATTAAAGCCAGGATTCATTGCGATAAAAATAACTTCAAAATTAATCTTTGAAGCACGTTTAAGTTCCTGAAATAATTTGGCTAGTAAAAGTGAATCTTTACCACCAGATATTGCAACAGCAATTTTATCATTTTCTTCAACAAGGTTAAAATCTTTTAAAGCTTTAATAAATGGAGACCAAAGCTGTAATCTATATTTTTTTTGAATACTTTTTTCAATTTCTTCAACAGGCTTTAGAGGCTTGTCGGAGAATACAATAGGGCAATTAGTATTACCAAGTGACATAATACTCCTTTCTTAAATTATACATAAGATACATTATCGGACCTAAACTACAATTTATCAAAAATATTAATTAATATAGATTTAGCTACAATATCTTTAGTATTCATTTCAATTTCTGATTCATTTAATTCTTTATCATAAATAAATACTTTATTAAGATCACTATCAAATCCAATTGCTTGGTTTGATATATCATTTGCTATAATATAATCTAGATTTTTATTTTTTAATTTTTTAAGTGCATTTTCTTTTAAATTTTGACTTTCAGCGGCAAATCCAACTAATGTAAAATCTCTAGGTTCGATTTTTGAAAGTTCAAATAAAATATCCTTATTTAGTTCTAAATCTAACTTTAATTCTTTCATTTCACTTTTTTTAATTTTATGTTGACTATAGTTTTTGACTTTAAAATCAGAAATAGCTGCAGCCATAATTATTAAATCTTGATTCTTGTGATAATTCATAACTTCATTATACATTTGTTCTGCACTTGAAACTTTAATAAATGTTTTCAAATGATTGGGTATATTTAAATTAGTATCTGTGCTTATTAAAGTAACATTTGCACCAAGAAAGGCAGCTTGCCTAGCAAGTGCATAACCCATTTTACCGCTTGATTTATTAGTTATGTATCTTACAGGATCTATTTTTTCTTTAGTTCCTCCTGCGGTAATTAAAATATTTTTTCCTTTTAAAATATTACTTTTTTCTAAATTAAACACGATTTCATCTATAATATCATTAACTTGAGGAAGTTTTCCTTTTCCTGTATCACCACAAGCAAGTAATCCACTATCAGGTTCTATTATTGTAAATCCATATTTTCTTAATTTTTCTAAATTTTCTTTACATGCAAATCCTTCATACATTCTTGTATTCATTGCAGGAAAAATTAGAGTTTTGTATGGATCTGTTGCAGATAATGTTGTAGAAATAAAATCATCATTTATCCCACAAGCTAACTTAGATATAATATTTAATGTTGCTGGGACAATAACTACTAAATCATTTTCCTTTATAAGGTTAATGTGTGTTACCTTTGTATCTTCTAAACTAAATAACTCAGTATGAACTTTATTACCTGTTAAAATTTGAAATAATAAAGGAGAAATTAATTTAGAAGCATTTTCACTCATTATAACAGTTACATCATATCCTTTCTTTTTAAGTCCAGAACAAACATCAAGCGCCTTATAACAAGCTATACCTGAAGTGACTGCAAGTAAGACTTTTTTCATATATATCAACTCCAATTAATTTTATTTAATTATACAATAAATATAGAAATTCTTCAATAGATGCAAATGGTTTACAAAATGACAATTCACTTTTTACTCACCAATTCACATTTTGTATTTTTAACTCACTTCCTCCTTTTATTTTAAAATAAAACAAATATTTGTAATGTATTTTTTTGAAATACACAGATATAAACGAAGTGAATCAAACAACCTTTTCACATTAAACTATTTAAGTTTACACTGCCATATGTTTGAAATATGAACTTTGTTGCGAAATTGCTACAAGATGTTTAATAGCTCTTATTTTAAGCCTATCACAGATGTTATATAAAAATAACTAGTAAAATAAAAAATAGAGATTGCTTTTTCACAATCTCTATTTGAATAATTCACTCAGATATTCACTTATATTGTTTAAAATATCTGTTGCATTAATAATATATTGTTTTTCTTTAAGTTTATCTGCAATATAGCCATGTAAGTATGATCCTATAATTGCTGCTGAAATTAAGTCATAACCTTGTGTACTTAAGGATGAAATTATACCTGTTAAGACATCGCCCATTCCTGCGTTAGCCATATACGGATTACCAGTATCTATAACATAAATATTAGAGCCATCAGTTATATATGTATTTTTACCTTTAAGAAGTATGTTTATATTATGATTTTGAGAATAATTTAAAATACATCTTATAGGGTCTTTATTTATCTCTTCTAATGAGTATCCACTTAATTTAGAAAATTCTCCTGTATGTGGAGTAATTAAGACATTCTTACTATTTTCAAAATTTAGTTTACAATTTATAGCTCCTGCATCTAGTATAAAGTTTTTATTTTTTTTATGTTCTTCAAATATTTGATATAAGTCGTCATTAAAGTCAACACCAGATCCCATTGCTATAGTAGTTGCATTTTTTAATTCTTCTATCTCCCCTACTTTTATAGCCTCGGGTATTTTATTTATAACTCCATTAATGTCCGATAATATATAAGTATAACCACAACCAGTTTTTACTGCAGCACTAGTAGCTAAATATCCAGCTCCTTCATATTTTTTACTTCCACATATTAAATATAGTTTTCCATAATCACTTTTATTTGTATCTATTTTTCGTTTGATTTCCATTTCTTTTATATCAGATTTTATAATAAGATATATATTAGAATAATCATTAAGTAAATTATTTGGAATCACAATTTTATCGATAACTTTAATATTACCTGTATATTTAAGCGAATTATAATTTAAAAAAGCTTTTTTATATGTCATAATACTAAGTGTTTTATCAGCTATTATACAAGCATTATATATATTACCTTCATCATTTAGACCACTAGGTACATCAATGCTATAAATAATATAATTTTGTATAGATTTATAATAATTTATTTTTTTAATTACAGTTGTTATATCAGAATTTAATTCTCTATCTAAACCTACACCAAATATAGCATCTATAACTATATCTACTTTTTGTAAATAAAAGTCAAGTTCTTTTATATCTTTTATTATAGGTATTTTTAATTTTTTACATCTATTCATATTTATAGAACATTCTGTAGTATAGTTGTCATTTTCTATTTTAAAAATAATAACATCTTTACCTAAAGTATTTAATAATCTAGCAAGAACATATCCATCTCCACCATTATTTCCAAAACCACACACTACTAAATATGTTTCATGATTGGTATTTATATATTCAAGTAGTCTAAATCCAACATTCTCCATTAATAATTCTTTGCTAATCTCATATTTATATTCTATATTATTATCTATAATTTTAGTAGTCTCTTTATTACCAACAATTATCATAATGTTTTAATTAATTCTTTTAGATATTCTTTTATTTTATCAGAAAGTTCAGGGTGTCTTAAACCAAATTCAACATTTGCTTTAAACATTCCAAATTTGTCCCCTGTATCATATCTTAGACCATTAAAATTATATGAGTATAGCTTATTGTTATTTTTTGACATTTTTAATATAGCAGGTGTTAATTGAATCTCACCATTTATAGGTTCTTCTTCTTTTAAATATTTAAAGATTTCAGGTTCTAAAATATATCTTCCAAGTGCAGCATATTCACTTGGAGCATCTTCTATATTAGGCTTTTCAACGAAATCTTCTATAATATATGTAGAATCATTTATTTTTTCTCCTGGTTTGATAATTCCATATTTGTTAAGATCTTTTTTAGGAACTTGTTGAACTCCTATAAAAGTACCACCATTTAATTTTTCATATTGTTCAATTAATTGTTTTGAAACAGGTATCTCACCTTTAGACTTATCAGTATAAATAATGTCATCCCCTAGTAAAACTAGAAAAGGTTCATTTGCAATAAAAGATTCTGCTCTTGTAATAGCATGACCTAAACCTAAAGGAAGTTTTTGTCTTACATAATACATATTTGTCATATTTGATATATATTGTATTTCATGAAGTAATACTGTTTTACCTGCTTCTTTTAACATTTGTTCTAATTCATAAGAATGATCAAAATGATTTTCTATAGATTGTTTATTTCTACCTGTTATAATTAGTATTTCTTGAATACCACTTTCAATTAGCTCTTCAACTAAATACTGAAGTGCAGGTTTATCAACTATACATAGCATTTCTTTAGGTTGAGCCTTTGTTGCAGGTAATACTCTTGTTCCAAGTCCTGCTGCTGGTATGATAGCCTTACGTATTTTCATAAAAATCTCCTATTTAAAATATATTTTTCTTTTTATATAATAATTATACCCTACTTTTTTTAAAATTTCTACAATACCAATAAATTTTGTGTTGTTATATACTTTTAAATATGAATTAACTGGATAATCATCATTAATTTTAATTATTTTTGTCATACCATTTTTTAATTCTTTGTATAAGGTATCATCTATATCAATTTTATTAAAATTTAAAATATCCTCAATATTAAATTTTTTATCAACATCATTTAGGGTAAATTTATCAATTTTTTCTCTAACTAGTTTAGTCATAGTGGCAAAATATTGAAGTTCTCTTCCTAAATCTCTAACTAAAGATCTAATATATGTCCCAGAACTTACATCACATCTAAATGAAATTTTGTTTTCTTTTAGTGTTATATCATATATATTTGATATATGAATATTTCTAGCTTCTAATTCAATTTCAATATTTTTTCTAGCAAGTTCATACAATTTAACACCATTTTTTTTAATTGCTGAGTACATAGGTGGAATTTGCTTGATATCACCTATAAATTTAGAAATAACCTGATTTAAAATATCTAAATTTAAGTTTATATTTCCATCATATTTATTGATTATTTCACCCTCTAAATCAAAAGTATCAGTTTCATAACCTAATTCCATTTCCACATAGTATGTTTTATCATGCTTCATCAATATATCAGAAAATTTAGTTGCATCATTTACCATAACTATCATTAATCCTTCAGCAAGTGGATCTAGAGTTCCAGCATGACCAATCTTCTTTATATTATTTTCTTTTCTAAATTTTTGTATATATGAAAAAGAAGTTATATTTTTAGGTTTATTTAATATAGATATATAGTCCATATTTCCCTTTCTAAAAAAAGGCAATTGATTGCCTAATTTTTTGTACATTCTTTAATTATTATAGATATCTTTGTACCTACATTTATTTTAGATTCAATTTTAAAACTTTGATTTTGTATTTCTATTATTTTTTTAAATATTGAAAGACCTAAACCATGTCCACCAGTATTTTTATTTCTTGATTCATCTATTCTATAAAATCTATCAAATATTTTATTAACATAATTTTCATCTATTCCATAACCATTGTCTTTTACAGAAATAATACCATTACCATTTTTATATTCAGTTGATATATATATGGTAGTACCTGAATCAGAATATTTCATAGCATTTTCTATAAGAATTCTGATAGATTGAAGTAATAAATTTTTATCAGCATAAAATTCAAAGTTATCATTATTTATTATTACAAATTTATGACTAGGTATTAAACTATAGTCTGCCTTTAATTGATTCATTATTTCATCAGAATTTATATATATTCTATTCATTATTTCAAGTTGATTTTCATCATTTTTAGAAAGGAATAATAATGAAGAAATAAGTTTAGTCATATTATCACTTTCATTCAAAATATAATCAATTGATTCAATTAACATTTCATTACGAGATTCTTTTTTTTCCTCATCAGATAATCTAGATATATATCTTCTTGATATTAATTCAGCATATCCTCTCATTATTGTAATGGGAGTTCTTAATTCGTGTGAAGCATCAGATATAAATCTTGATTGCTTATCAAAGGTTGCATTTATAGTATCTAACATTCTATTAATTATTTCTGTTAAGTCTTCTAATTCATCGTTAGTACCTGAATTCTTTATTCTTCTAGATAAATCACCATTAGATATTTCTTTAGATGTATTTATTATATTTTTTATAGGTTTAAGAATTCTATCACTAATAATTCTAGACATAAATAAAATTAATAATAATCCTGAAATTAACGATAAATAAAATAAATTTTTTAATATAGTCATTATTTTAATATTATGATCTACATTTTTAAGTATGTATACATCAAAGTTAGCCCCTTTAATATTCTTATTTATCTTAATAATTGAAAAATAGCTTTTTTTGTTATCTTGACTAAGTAAAATATTATGTGGTTTACTAGAAATATTTTTAAAATAAGTTTCTATATATTGAGTATCTACATTAAAACCTGTTGTATTAAGAGCAATTTGGTTTAAATTATTCTTGGTAGTTTTAATATGTAGAATATATTTAAAATCTTCATCACCTGGATCAAAAGGTTTTGCATAAACTATGTTTTCTCCCTTTATTTCAGGTTCAAATTTAAGTTTTAATTTTTTTTCTTTATATTTATTAGTAAAGGCTTCTAATTTTTCAAAATATAGTTCTACTTCATTCATTTTTAATTCATATTGCTTTTCTAAAGTAGAAGTATTTTGTCCGTTTAATATTAAAAACATAGAAGCTGAAGTTAATGTTGTTACCACAACAAAAACTAGACCAAACGTAAGTGTAATTCTATCTTTAATCCCTAAAGATTTAAAATGTATTTTATTTGAAAACAAATCCTATCCCTCTTTTAGTTTGTATAAATTTTCTTTCAAATGGTTTATCAATCTTGTCTCTTAAATATTTTATATAAAGATCTAATATATTATTATTACCTATTTGATCAAATCCCCAAACTTCTTCAAGAATATTATCTCTATTTAAAACTATGCCTTTATTTAAGACTAGATAGTCTAATAAATCGAATTCTTTCTTTGAAAGAGGTATTTGAACATCTCCTCTAAACACTTCATAAGCTGTATATGAAATTCTTAAATCTTCATATATGAAATCTTCTTTTTTCTCTGTCTTTTTATTTGCTCTTCTTAATAAAGCTTTAATTCTTGCAAATAATTCATCAAAAGAAAAAGGTTTAGTTATATAATCATCAGCTCCATAATCAAATGAAATAACTTTATCAGTAACTTGATCTTTTGCAGTTAAAAATATTATAGGTACATCCGAATCTTCTCTAATTCTTTTACAAACTTCAAATCCATTCATTTTTGGTAACATAACATCCAATAAAATCAAATCAAAATGGTTGTATTTTGCAGTGAGCAATCCTTCTTTACCATCATTTTTAATATCTACATCAAATCCTTCAAATTTTAATTCAGTTTCAAGAAGTTTTGCTATTTTAACATCATCTTCTATAATTAATATTTTCTCTCTCATATTCAACTCCTTATCCTTTATGTTCACAACCATCACATGGAGAACTTACAAATCCACTATTAGCTTGAGTAGTTTCTGAAACATCCATATCACTATCTGATACTCCTTCAGGTAATTTAACTCTTAACAGATCCATTTGGCCCATTTCAATATCTGTTTCAAGTATAGCAATGGTATTTGGGTGAACAATATCTTCATATTCATTTGTTTTTAAGTTTAATAATTTGTCTACTCTAAATTTAACAGGATCTTGTCCTGGTCTAATCAATTCTATTTCAATTTCATTTAATATCATTCTATTTCTTACTTGTATCTTATATTTATTTTTATCAACAACTTCCATAACATTTGCTACTAATTGGTAAGTTTGAGAATATGATGAACTTGTATTATAGTTTTGATCAAATTCTGAAGTTGACCCAAAATAAAATCCTGGTGAATAAAGTCTATGACTTATAGTTTGTAATTCATATAACCATTTAGGATCATATTTATAGTTACCTGAATAATATGAATCAAGTGCTTCTCTATATTGTTTTGTAACTGTTGAATTATAGTAAATACTTTTCATTCTTCCTTCAATTTTTAATGAATCTACTCCAACTTCTAATATTTTATCTATAAATTCTATGGTACATAAATCTTTAGCATTAAATATAAAAGTTCCACCTTCATCTTCAACTATATCATGAGCCCCAGTTTCTTCATGTCCTTCTGCAATAACCTTATAATTCCATCTACAATCTTGTGCACAAATACCACGGTTTGCATCTCTTGAAGTAAAGTAGTTACTTAAAAGGCATCTACCAGAAACAGCCATACACATGGCACCATGAATAAATACTTCTAATTCCATATCAGGTACTTTTTCTTTAATTTGTTTAATTTCATGTAGAGACATTTCACGTGCAAGTACAACACGAGTTGCACCCATATCACGATAAGCCTTAACTGTCATCCAGTTAGTTGCATTTGCTTGTGTGCTAACATGTATTTCCATATTAGGAGCATGCTCTCTAACTTGTTGAATAATTCCTAAATCTCCAACTATAACAGCATCAACTTTAATTTCATCTAAGAATTTTATAAACTTTGGAATATAATTAACTTCCTGATTATGTGCAAATATATTTAATGTAACATAAATTTTCTTACCTAATGAATGTGCATAGTCAACAGCTTCTTTTAATTCCCTATCAGCAAAGTTTGCAGACATTCCTCTTAAATTAAATCCACGTCCCCCTATATATACAGCATCAGCACCAAAGTGGAAAGCCTCTTTTAATTTTTCCATATTTCCTGCAGGTGCTAATAATTCTGCTTTTTTTATCATTATTTCCTCCCTAATTAGTCTGATATATTATTTGAATAATATTCATTTATTGTTTCTTTACTTGGATTTCTAAAAGTCTGTATACTTTTATCAAATAAAAGTAAAATATTTGCGGTACTACCACTTCTATGTTTTGCAAGTATAAGCTCTATTGGATCTAAACTATTTTGATCATTTTTATTTTGTACTCTATCTTTAGTGCTATATAAAAACATAACTTGATCGGCATCTTGTTCTATAGATCCAGACTCTCTTAAATCTGATAACATTGGACGTCCTTCACGTGATTCAACTCTTCTTGAAAGCTGTGAAAGTGCAAGTATTGGTACTTTAAGTTCTTTAGAAAGTAACTTAAGTCCTCTTGAAATTTCTGATATTTCTTGTTCACGTGTCCCACGAGAATTACTTCCAGTAATTAACTGTAAATAATCTATGACTATAAAGTCTAATTTATCGTATCTTCTCATTGCTTCTCTACACTTGTTTTTTATACTTGATATAGTTGAAGTTGCGGTAGCATCTATTAAAATATCTAATTTAGATAATTGATTTAAAGCCTGTTGATATTTCAACATCTCATCTTCATTTTGAATAAATGTATTATTTGAAATATGTGATGCTTTAACTTGAGATTGAATAGAAACTAATCTTTTTAATAATTCTTCTTCACCCATTTCTAAACTAAATATTAAAACTCTTTTTTTATTTTTTCTTGCTACATTTAAAGCCATATTTAAGGCAAGAGCAGTTTTTCCCATTGCTGGACGTGCAGCTAGTATTAATAATGTCCCAGGTTTTAATCCATTAGTTATATCATCGTATTGATGAAAATCTGTTTTAAGAGTTAAAACATCTTTATTAGCTAAACGTTCTTGTATACTTTGCATATCATTTTGTATAACTTCACTTATAGTCATTAATCCACTACTAGTTGTTTGATTTGCAAGATCACTTATATCTTTTTGTACATCTTCTAATAACTCATCAGCTGTCATTTTATTTTCTTCAATATTTCTATTAATCTCTCTTGCAAGATTTGAAAGTTTTCTTTTATTTGAAT
Proteins encoded in this region:
- a CDS encoding tRNA 2-thiocytidine biosynthesis TtcA family protein; this translates as MSLGNTNCPIVFSDKPLKPVEEIEKSIQKKYRLQLWSPFIKALKDFNLVEENDKIAVAISGGKDSLLLAKLFQELKRASKINFEVIFIAMNPGFNQRNLDSLKFNLNHLNIPCEIYDNNIFDVADKIAKDYPCFLCAKMRRGSLYTKATELGCNKLALGHHLDDVIETTLMSMMYMSKFETMLPKLKSDNFNIELIRPLYYVEEKDIIKFTKNNGLNPMNCGCTVVAEKTSTKRREVKELIDNIYKNDPDIKKRLLTSTLNVNIEKILGFKYKGQKFSYSDNYEIIKKEI
- the coaBC gene encoding bifunctional phosphopantothenoylcysteine decarboxylase/phosphopantothenate--cysteine ligase CoaBC — protein: MKKVLLAVTSGIACYKALDVCSGLKKKGYDVTVIMSENASKLISPLLFQILTGNKVHTELFSLEDTKVTHINLIKENDLVVIVPATLNIISKLACGINDDFISTTLSATDPYKTLIFPAMNTRMYEGFACKENLEKLRKYGFTIIEPDSGLLACGDTGKGKLPQVNDIIDEIVFNLEKSNILKGKNILITAGGTKEKIDPVRYITNKSSGKMGYALARQAAFLGANVTLISTDTNLNIPNHLKTFIKVSSAEQMYNEVMNYHKNQDLIIMAAAISDFKVKNYSQHKIKKSEMKELKLDLELNKDILFELSKIEPRDFTLVGFAAESQNLKENALKKLKNKNLDYIIANDISNQAIGFDSDLNKVFIYDKELNESEIEMNTKDIVAKSILINIFDKL
- a CDS encoding bifunctional ADP-dependent NAD(P)H-hydrate dehydratase/NAD(P)H-hydrate epimerase, giving the protein MIIVGNKETTKIIDNNIEYKYEISKELLMENVGFRLLEYINTNHETYLVVCGFGNNGGDGYVLARLLNTLGKDVIIFKIENDNYTTECSINMNRCKKLKIPIIKDIKELDFYLQKVDIVIDAIFGVGLDRELNSDITTVIKKINYYKSIQNYIIYSIDVPSGLNDEGNIYNACIIADKTLSIMTYKKAFLNYNSLKYTGNIKVIDKIVIPNNLLNDYSNIYLIIKSDIKEMEIKRKIDTNKSDYGKLYLICGSKKYEGAGYLATSAAVKTGCGYTYILSDINGVINKIPEAIKVGEIEELKNATTIAMGSGVDFNDDLYQIFEEHKKNKNFILDAGAINCKLNFENSKNVLITPHTGEFSKLSGYSLEEINKDPIRCILNYSQNHNINILLKGKNTYITDGSNIYVIDTGNPYMANAGMGDVLTGIISSLSTQGYDLISAAIIGSYLHGYIADKLKEKQYIINATDILNNISEYLSELFK
- the galU gene encoding UTP--glucose-1-phosphate uridylyltransferase GalU, coding for MKIRKAIIPAAGLGTRVLPATKAQPKEMLCIVDKPALQYLVEELIESGIQEILIITGRNKQSIENHFDHSYELEQMLKEAGKTVLLHEIQYISNMTNMYYVRQKLPLGLGHAITRAESFIANEPFLVLLGDDIIYTDKSKGEIPVSKQLIEQYEKLNGGTFIGVQQVPKKDLNKYGIIKPGEKINDSTYIIEDFVEKPNIEDAPSEYAALGRYILEPEIFKYLKEEEPINGEIQLTPAILKMSKNNNKLYSYNFNGLRYDTGDKFGMFKANVEFGLRHPELSDKIKEYLKELIKTL
- the truB gene encoding tRNA pseudouridine(55) synthase TruB, with protein sequence MDYISILNKPKNITSFSYIQKFRKENNIKKIGHAGTLDPLAEGLMIVMVNDATKFSDILMKHDKTYYVEMELGYETDTFDLEGEIINKYDGNINLNLDILNQVISKFIGDIKQIPPMYSAIKKNGVKLYELARKNIEIELEARNIHISNIYDITLKENKISFRCDVSSGTYIRSLVRDLGRELQYFATMTKLVREKIDKFTLNDVDKKFNIEDILNFNKIDIDDTLYKELKNGMTKIIKINDDYPVNSYLKVYNNTKFIGIVEILKKVGYNYYIKRKIYFK
- a CDS encoding sensor histidine kinase; the protein is MFSNKIHFKSLGIKDRITLTFGLVFVVVTTLTSASMFLILNGQNTSTLEKQYELKMNEVELYFEKLEAFTNKYKEKKLKLKFEPEIKGENIVYAKPFDPGDEDFKYILHIKTTKNNLNQIALNTTGFNVDTQYIETYFKNISSKPHNILLSQDNKKSYFSIIKINKNIKGANFDVYILKNVDHNIKIMTILKNLFYLSLISGLLLILFMSRIISDRILKPIKNIINTSKEISNGDLSRRIKNSGTNDELEDLTEIINRMLDTINATFDKQSRFISDASHELRTPITIMRGYAELISRRYISRLSDEEKKESRNEMLIESIDYILNESDNMTKLISSLLFLSKNDENQLEIMNRIYINSDEIMNQLKADYSLIPSHKFVIINNDNFEFYADKNLLLQSIRILIENAMKYSDSGTTIYISTEYKNGNGIISVKDNGYGIDENYVNKIFDRFYRIDESRNKNTGGHGLGLSIFKKIIEIQNQSFKIESKINVGTKISIIIKECTKN
- a CDS encoding response regulator transcription factor, whose protein sequence is MREKILIIEDDVKIAKLLETELKFEGFDVDIKNDGKEGLLTAKYNHFDLILLDVMLPKMNGFEVCKRIREDSDVPIIFLTAKDQVTDKVISFDYGADDYITKPFSFDELFARIKALLRRANKKTEKKEDFIYEDLRISYTAYEVFRGDVQIPLSKKEFDLLDYLVLNKGIVLNRDNILEEVWGFDQIGNNNILDLYIKYLRDKIDKPFERKFIQTKRGIGFVFK
- a CDS encoding peptidase U32 family protein, with amino-acid sequence MIKKAELLAPAGNMEKLKEAFHFGADAVYIGGRGFNLRGMSANFADRELKEAVDYAHSLGKKIYVTLNIFAHNQEVNYIPKFIKFLDEIKVDAVIVGDLGIIQQVREHAPNMEIHVSTQANATNWMTVKAYRDMGATRVVLAREMSLHEIKQIKEKVPDMELEVFIHGAMCMAVSGRCLLSNYFTSRDANRGICAQDCRWNYKVIAEGHEETGAHDIVEDEGGTFIFNAKDLCTIEFIDKILEVGVDSLKIEGRMKSIYYNSTVTKQYREALDSYYSGNYKYDPKWLYELQTISHRLYSPGFYFGSTSEFDQNYNTSSSYSQTYQLVANVMEVVDKNKYKIQVRNRMILNEIEIELIRPGQDPVKFRVDKLLNLKTNEYEDIVHPNTIAILETDIEMGQMDLLRVKLPEGVSDSDMDVSETTQANSGFVSSPCDGCEHKG
- the dnaB gene encoding replicative DNA helicase; protein product: MDDLIQNRLYNTEIEQSIIGSLIVDPNLLVDISYKVKETDFYHRRNQLIYRVLKSHMDQFSNIQLDLTILVDILKNENYIEEVGGLEYISTLAEFAYSTSNIDYYIKSLIEYSNKRKLSNLAREINRNIEENKMTADELLEDVQKDISDLANQTTSSGLMTISEVIQNDMQSIQERLANKDVLTLKTDFHQYDDITNGLKPGTLLILAARPAMGKTALALNMALNVARKNKKRVLIFSLEMGEEELLKRLVSIQSQVKASHISNNTFIQNEDEMLKYQQALNQLSKLDILIDATATSTISSIKNKCREAMRRYDKLDFIVIDYLQLITGSNSRGTREQEISEISRGLKLLSKELKVPILALSQLSRRVESREGRPMLSDLRESGSIEQDADQVMFLYSTKDRVQNKNDQNSLDPIELILAKHRSGSTANILLLFDKSIQTFRNPSKETINEYYSNNISD